In Chryseobacterium oranimense, a single window of DNA contains:
- the ppk1 gene encoding polyphosphate kinase 1 has translation MSVHFNPRDITWLAFNERVLQEAMDENVPLHLRIRFLGIFSNNLDEFFRVRVAGLKRAMDFKEKVIAESFYQPPSKILQRINEIVIRQQQNFDKTWKHIQAEMADLKVSIKTSKNLTPQQKEFVRQYFDEVVESNVIPILLHENTPMPYMRDKSLYLGVAMRKKDWQYSSNYAIIEIPSRFVGRFVLLPTEDPEEKNVMLLEDVITFNLPHIFSYFGYDEFAANSFKVTKDAELELDNDIRTNFAEKIEKGLKNRRKGKPTRFAFDKDMDKALLELLIRKLNLTKKDSIIPGGKIHNFKHFMDFPDVFEKYERPVERTSFTHQAFENGERVTDVILKEDVLLTFPYHKYNPVIDLLREAAMDPDVKSIQITAYRLASSSKISNALIYAARNGKEVTVMLELQARFDEESNLQWKEMFEPEGITVLVGLPNKKVHAKLCIIKKRSHNKTIQYGFVSTGNFNEKTARIYGDHLLMTSDRGIMADINKVFNVLKKPKDDFLPVLKTCKNLLICPQFMREKIVHHIDKEIEEAKAGRRAEIIVKVNSMSDRALIEKLYEAAGAGVVTKAIVRGIYCAVNQKEFKEKIKAISIVDEYLEHARVMYFYNKGAEDIYISSADWMTRNLDYRIEAAAKITDKELKKELKDILDIQLRDNVKARILDKKLSNEYVRNDKKECRSQIETYKYLKAKTSKK, from the coding sequence ATGTCAGTACACTTCAATCCGCGAGATATTACATGGCTTGCTTTCAATGAAAGGGTTTTACAGGAAGCTATGGATGAAAATGTCCCTTTACACTTAAGAATACGTTTCCTGGGAATCTTTTCCAACAATTTAGATGAATTTTTCAGGGTACGGGTAGCCGGATTAAAGCGTGCAATGGATTTTAAAGAAAAAGTAATTGCGGAATCTTTTTACCAGCCGCCTTCCAAAATCCTACAACGGATCAATGAAATTGTAATCAGGCAGCAACAAAATTTTGATAAGACGTGGAAGCACATCCAGGCTGAAATGGCCGATCTCAAAGTGTCTATTAAGACCTCTAAAAACCTGACACCTCAACAAAAAGAATTTGTAAGACAATATTTCGATGAAGTGGTGGAATCCAATGTCATCCCCATCCTGCTTCATGAAAACACGCCGATGCCTTATATGAGGGATAAAAGTCTTTATCTTGGGGTGGCTATGAGGAAAAAAGACTGGCAGTATTCCAGTAATTATGCGATTATTGAAATTCCGTCACGTTTTGTAGGAAGATTTGTCCTGCTGCCTACGGAAGATCCGGAAGAGAAGAATGTCATGCTGCTCGAAGATGTCATCACGTTCAACCTTCCCCATATATTTTCTTATTTCGGCTATGATGAATTTGCTGCGAATTCTTTTAAAGTGACAAAAGATGCAGAGCTGGAACTGGATAATGACATCCGGACCAATTTTGCTGAAAAAATAGAAAAAGGGCTCAAAAACAGAAGAAAAGGAAAGCCTACCCGTTTTGCTTTTGATAAAGATATGGATAAGGCCCTGCTGGAACTTCTGATCAGGAAATTAAATTTAACAAAAAAAGACAGCATCATTCCGGGTGGAAAAATTCATAATTTTAAACATTTTATGGACTTTCCTGATGTTTTTGAAAAATATGAAAGACCTGTGGAAAGAACTTCTTTCACCCATCAGGCTTTTGAAAATGGCGAAAGGGTAACCGATGTGATCTTAAAGGAAGACGTTCTGCTTACTTTTCCTTACCACAAGTACAACCCGGTGATCGACCTCCTGCGTGAAGCGGCAATGGATCCTGATGTAAAATCCATACAGATCACGGCATACCGTCTTGCCAGCAGCTCAAAGATCAGCAACGCCCTGATTTATGCGGCAAGAAATGGTAAAGAGGTAACAGTAATGCTTGAGCTTCAGGCCAGATTCGATGAAGAATCCAACCTGCAGTGGAAAGAAATGTTCGAGCCTGAAGGAATCACAGTCCTTGTAGGTCTTCCCAATAAAAAGGTACATGCCAAACTCTGCATCATCAAGAAAAGATCCCACAATAAAACCATCCAATACGGCTTTGTAAGTACCGGAAATTTCAACGAAAAAACAGCAAGGATCTATGGTGATCATTTGCTGATGACGTCAGACCGTGGCATCATGGCAGATATTAATAAAGTATTTAATGTCCTTAAAAAGCCGAAAGATGATTTTCTTCCGGTTCTGAAAACCTGCAAAAATCTACTGATCTGTCCGCAGTTTATGCGTGAAAAGATTGTGCATCACATTGACAAGGAAATTGAAGAAGCCAAAGCAGGAAGAAGAGCTGAAATTATTGTCAAAGTTAATTCTATGAGTGACAGGGCTCTTATCGAAAAGTTATATGAAGCTGCCGGTGCCGGAGTCGTTACAAAAGCTATAGTAAGAGGAATTTACTGTGCCGTTAATCAAAAAGAGTTCAAGGAAAAAATAAAGGCGATAAGCATCGTTGACGAATACCTGGAACATGCAAGGGTAATGTATTTCTACAATAAAGGAGCAGAAGACATATATATATCCTCTGCAGACTGGATGACACGAAACCTGGACTACAGGATTGAAGCCGCTGCAAAGATTACGGATAAGGAACTTAAGAAGGAATTGAAAGATATTCTGGACATTCAGTTGAGAGATAACGTAAAAGCTCGTATTTTAGACAAAAAATTGAGCAACGAGTATGTGAGGAATGATAAAAAGGAATGCCGTTCTCAAATAGAAACCTACAAATATTTAAAAGCTAAAACAAGCAAAAAATGA
- the dnaK gene encoding molecular chaperone DnaK: MSKIIGIDLGTTNSCVAVMEGKDPVVIPNAEGKRTTPSIVAFTEDGERKVGDPAKRQAVTNPKKTVYSIKRFIGTHFKEDAKEISRVPYEVVAGPNDTVKVKIDDREYTPQEISAMTLQKMKKTAEDYLGQEVTRAVITVPAYFNDAQRQATKEAGEIAGLKVERIINEPTAAALAYGLDKNHKDQKIAVYDLGGGTFDISILDLGDGVFEVLSTNGDTHLGGDDFDDVIINWMADEFKAEEGVDLKTDAIALQRLKEAAEKAKIELSSSPQTEINLPYITATATGPKHLVKTLTKAKFEQLSADLVRRSMEPVAKALKDAGLSTSDIDEVILVGGSTRIPIIQEEVEKFFGKKPSKGVNPDEVVAIGAAIQGGVLTGDVKDVLLLDVTPLSLGIETMGSVFTKLIEANTTIPTKKSEVFSTASDNQPAVSIRVGQGERPMFNDNKEIGRFDLADIPPAPRGVPQIEVTFDIDANGILSVSAKDKGTGKEQTIKIQASSGLSDEEIERMKKEAQENSAADAKKKEEVEIFNKADALIFQTEKQLKEFGEKLSADKKAAIEAAHGELKTAFEAKNADDVKAKTEALDAAWMAASEELYAAGQQAQGADAGAQNPGGNAGGADDVQDADFEEVK, encoded by the coding sequence ATGAGTAAAATAATTGGAATTGACCTAGGAACAACCAACTCTTGTGTTGCTGTAATGGAGGGGAAAGACCCTGTTGTTATCCCTAACGCAGAAGGTAAAAGAACGACTCCGTCTATCGTGGCATTCACAGAAGATGGTGAAAGAAAAGTAGGGGATCCTGCGAAAAGACAGGCTGTAACGAATCCAAAGAAAACTGTATACTCTATCAAAAGATTTATCGGTACTCATTTTAAGGAAGATGCTAAAGAAATTTCAAGAGTACCATATGAAGTAGTAGCAGGACCAAATGATACTGTAAAAGTAAAAATTGACGACAGAGAATATACACCACAGGAAATTTCGGCTATGACGCTTCAGAAAATGAAGAAAACTGCTGAGGATTATCTTGGACAGGAAGTAACAAGAGCGGTAATCACTGTTCCGGCTTACTTCAACGATGCACAGAGACAAGCTACTAAAGAAGCTGGTGAAATTGCTGGTCTTAAAGTAGAAAGAATCATCAACGAGCCTACAGCAGCAGCTTTAGCTTACGGTTTGGATAAAAACCACAAAGATCAGAAGATCGCTGTATATGACCTTGGTGGAGGTACTTTCGATATCTCTATCCTTGATTTGGGAGACGGTGTATTCGAAGTATTGTCTACAAATGGGGATACACACTTAGGAGGTGATGACTTTGATGATGTGATCATCAACTGGATGGCAGATGAATTCAAAGCTGAAGAAGGAGTAGACCTTAAAACTGATGCTATTGCACTTCAAAGACTAAAAGAAGCTGCTGAAAAAGCAAAAATTGAGTTGTCTTCTTCTCCTCAGACTGAAATCAACCTTCCATATATCACGGCTACAGCTACAGGACCTAAGCACTTGGTAAAGACTTTAACTAAGGCTAAATTCGAGCAGTTATCTGCTGATCTTGTAAGAAGATCTATGGAGCCGGTTGCAAAAGCGTTGAAAGATGCAGGTTTATCTACTTCAGATATTGACGAAGTAATCTTGGTAGGTGGTTCTACAAGAATCCCGATCATCCAGGAAGAAGTAGAAAAATTCTTCGGTAAAAAACCGTCTAAAGGAGTTAACCCGGATGAGGTTGTAGCTATTGGTGCAGCTATCCAGGGAGGTGTACTAACAGGTGATGTAAAAGATGTATTACTTCTTGACGTTACTCCACTTTCTTTAGGTATCGAAACTATGGGTTCTGTATTCACTAAATTAATTGAAGCGAACACAACCATCCCAACTAAAAAATCTGAGGTATTCTCTACAGCTTCTGACAACCAGCCGGCTGTAAGCATCAGAGTAGGACAGGGAGAAAGACCAATGTTCAACGATAACAAAGAGATCGGTAGATTTGATCTTGCAGATATTCCACCGGCACCAAGAGGAGTTCCTCAGATCGAAGTAACTTTCGATATTGATGCTAACGGTATCCTAAGTGTTTCTGCTAAAGATAAAGGAACAGGAAAAGAACAGACGATCAAGATCCAGGCGTCTTCAGGTCTTTCTGACGAAGAAATCGAAAGAATGAAGAAAGAAGCTCAGGAAAACTCTGCAGCCGATGCTAAGAAAAAAGAAGAAGTTGAAATCTTCAACAAAGCAGACGCATTGATCTTCCAGACTGAAAAGCAGTTAAAAGAATTCGGTGAAAAACTTTCTGCTGATAAAAAAGCAGCTATCGAAGCAGCTCATGGAGAATTGAAAACCGCTTTCGAAGCTAAAAATGCTGATGATGTAAAAGCTAAAACAGAAGCTTTAGATGCAGCGTGGATGGCAGCTTCAGAAGAACTTTATGCAGCAGGACAACAGGCTCAGGGTGCAGATGCAGGAGCTCAAAATCCTGGAGGTAACGCAGGCGGTGCAGATGATGTACAAGATGCAGACTTTGAAGAAGTAAAATAA
- a CDS encoding prevent-host-death protein: MKYTLELNTQEPGSNIVFNTIIFDTFKINIIEKYVGKMYSNPKLCEAIFKVRTLDDSIITARNGNSRIKIKGDQFQVYHTLTRVLNSYHYKNKLLNRNEADQDYVHFILKMVIHNYELN; this comes from the coding sequence ATGAAATATACGCTGGAACTCAATACACAAGAGCCCGGCTCGAATATCGTTTTCAATACTATCATATTCGATACATTCAAGATTAATATCATTGAAAAATATGTAGGGAAAATGTATTCTAATCCAAAGTTATGTGAAGCAATCTTTAAAGTAAGGACCCTGGATGACTCTATCATTACAGCAAGAAATGGCAATTCAAGGATCAAAATTAAAGGAGATCAATTTCAGGTATATCATACACTGACCAGAGTACTGAATTCTTATCATTACAAAAACAAACTGCTGAACAGGAATGAAGCTGATCAGGATTACGTTCATTTTATTTTAAAAATGGTGATTCATAATTATGAACTTAATTAA